ATGGCAATGCCTTTATAGAAGGTACGGGTGTGAGGTATCAGGGAACAGGTGATTACGCCAATATCTATGACATTCCGTCGTTCAGGCTTATCGTCCGTGGAAACATCTATATTCTCCCCAGTGTCTCGCAGCTAGATGGTGACTACATTGCACAACCAAGCAATGCCAACACGGGCCGTATCTATACATGCGGTGGTCGGCCATGGATTGCCCGAGCCGGTCTGTCGCAGTACGTACCTGATGATGCGGCCATAAACACCACCTGCCGTACTCGACTGACGGTGTACGGTACGATGACCGCCGAAGTGCTGAAGCTACTGCGTACAGCTGGCACACAGGCAACGTCTGTACCGAATGAGAACTTCTCTGCAGGAGGCAATCCTGGCGAAGTCTTTATCAACAGCGCCGAAAGCTGGTTGAGTGGTGGGTTAGACACGGGTCAGGGTGCGGCCGACGGCTATGCGCCATTACCACCGGTCCTTTAGCCAAATAACAGTTTGTGTGCGCCAAAAAGCTTATGCTATACTGAGGTCAATATGAGCATACTGAGTGGGGTATCCGACTTCTTTGGACTAGACATCGGAACCACTGCTATCCGTCTGGTAGATCTACGGGGCAGTGGTCCGGTAAAGGCTCTTTCGCGTTACGCCTATGCACCGGTAGACGCCAAGATAGCCGTAAGTGATTCAAAGGCTGACCAACAAAAGCTAGCCGCAGCAATTGCAGACCTGGTGTCGCAGGCACATGTCCTCAGTCGCAACGTTGCGGTGGGTATTCCGTCTCAACGAGTCTTTACGACGGTGGTAGACATTGATCGCCTGGCTCCCGGAGAGCTCGCCAAGACCATCCAATATCAGGCTGACTCACTGGTCCCAACACCTCTGGCACAGTCCAAGCTAGACTGGGCAGTTATCGGTGATTCACCCAAGGACAACACCAAGGTAGAAGTACTGCTAACAAGTGTGAGCAACGACTTCGTAGAAGGTCGCCTGGACATGCTGGAATCTATCGGTCTGAATGTTATTGCGTTCGAGCCTGACAACCTGGCTCTTACCCGTGCCATGTTGGCACCAGATTCAACCTTGCCACAGATGGTTCTAGATATCGGCAACAAGAGCACAGACTTGGTTATCGCCATGAACGGTGCACCGCGACTAACTCGATCAATTCCAACAGGCTCCGAATCTATTGTCCGGGCTGCCATGCAAAATCTGAACATTGACGAAAAGCAGGCAGAGCAGTTTGTGTTCAAGTTTGGCCTGAGCAAAGACAAACTGGAAGGCCAGATACATCAGGCAATCAGCGGCACCGTCGACCTGCTTATCACAGAAATAGAGAAGTCTATCAAGTTCTTCCAGACTCGCTATGTAGATTCTCGTATTGATCGCATCATTGTTACGGGCGGCGCCTCGGCTTTGCCGGAGTTTCCGCTGTATGTTGCCAATAAGTTTGGCATAAGTGTAGAGATAGGCAATGCATGGCGTAACGTCAGCTTTGCAGCTGATAAACAGAATGAACTCCTGGCAGTATCTAACCACTTTGGCGTAGCAGCTGGGCTTGCGGAGAGGACCGAATAATATGATTCAGTTCAATCTTCTCCCGGATGTCAAACTAGAGTACATCAAGGCTCGCCGGAGCAAGCGGTTGGTTATGTTGGGCTCTCTCGTGGTAAGTGGCATTGCCGTAGCCATCATGGTGATACTGTTCTTTGGCGTTAACGTACTGCAAAGGCAGCATCTTTCACACCTGCAAGGCGACATTGATCGCGACAGCAAAAAGCTAGAAGACACCGAGAACCTCGACAAGATTCTGACGGTCCAAAACCAGCTCCATGTCTTGAACGAACTGCACACCAAGAAGCCCGTTGCAACGCGCATGTCTACCTATATCCCACAGCTGACTCCAAAAGATATCACCATCTCGTCACTAGACGTTGATTTTACGGCTAACACCATAGCCATAGACGGGAGCGGTACCAGCCTGAGTGAGATCAATAAGTTCGTTGACACCCTCAAGTTCGCCAAATACACCGCGGGCGATCAGACCGGTAAGCCATTCTCGAGTGTTGTGTTGGCTGGCTTTGGGCTAAACGCAGAGCAAGCGACTCCTGGCGGTGCCAGGGCAACCTACCAGATTACGCTGAGCTTTGACACGATTATTTTCGACAGTGCCAACGAAGTTACACTGCAAGTTCCTGCTGGGGTCAGTACACGATCGGTTACCGAAAAACCTGATTCTATTTTCCAGCAGCAAGGAGGAACCCAGTAATGGCCAGGTCGCAAGTTTCTGCAAAACGACTCATGATCAATAAGGCTAATTCTACTATTGTGATTGTGGTGGCCGTGGCGGCCTTTCTCACAGCCTTCTCACTGGTAGCCAGCCGGGCACTGCTAGGAAAGCGATCTTACCAGAACCGGGTAATCGCTGCCCAAGAAAAAGCGCGTGATCAGCTCCAGAAAAATATTAAAGAGGTAGAATCGCTCAATACGTCCTACATAGCATTTGTTGGTCAAGACCCCAACATCATCGGCGGTAGCCGTACGGGCACTGGTGACCGGGACGGTGACAACGCCAAGATTGTCCTAGACGCACTGCCGAGCAAGT
This window of the Verrucomicrobiia bacterium genome carries:
- the pilM gene encoding type IV pilus assembly protein PilM, translating into MSILSGVSDFFGLDIGTTAIRLVDLRGSGPVKALSRYAYAPVDAKIAVSDSKADQQKLAAAIADLVSQAHVLSRNVAVGIPSQRVFTTVVDIDRLAPGELAKTIQYQADSLVPTPLAQSKLDWAVIGDSPKDNTKVEVLLTSVSNDFVEGRLDMLESIGLNVIAFEPDNLALTRAMLAPDSTLPQMVLDIGNKSTDLVIAMNGAPRLTRSIPTGSESIVRAAMQNLNIDEKQAEQFVFKFGLSKDKLEGQIHQAISGTVDLLITEIEKSIKFFQTRYVDSRIDRIIVTGGASALPEFPLYVANKFGISVEIGNAWRNVSFAADKQNELLAVSNHFGVAAGLAERTE